Proteins from a genomic interval of Daphnia pulex isolate KAP4 chromosome 4, ASM2113471v1:
- the LOC124192612 gene encoding nucleobindin-2-like isoform X2, producing MKGLSNFIFAVIIFAVVIINIESAPVDPKKSTEKPSDANGVGDAAGETGLEYNRYLQEVVQLLESDPDFRQKLEKSDPEDIRTGKVAKELEYVNHHVRNKLDELKRQEMERLRHLAMEEYERARGLGIPHDGRLKIPGHLDHKSPSFESEDLRKLIVQTSKDLEEADKQRKEEFKEYEMQKEFEHQNKLKGLDEEKRKTEEKAWEEAQAKHKQHPKMHHPGSKQQLEEVWEEQDHLSPDSFNPKTFFALHDLDGNGYWDPDEVKALFSKELDKAYDPNAPEDDMAERYEEMERMREHVFNETDTNRDYLISFPEFLEQTRKQEFERDPGWNTIDEQPVYSQQEYMEFEHQRQMEIQRLIDQGMLPPHPGMMPNHPRMPNVPYGVAPGQYAGQQPYYPSPVAQGKPITPEEAIRMQQQQYAQQPQFAPQQQYYGQPQFAQQQQYAGHPQQQYAANPQYAAQPQQPQFAQPGQQNFQQPAQQQQQNFQQASQQQQPIQQVPQQQPIAQQPVQQQQIPAQQQPLVQPQVPVQQQVPVQQQAPIQSQPVAPPPAQQQIPAAKTV from the exons ATGAAAGGTCTTTCCAATTTTATCTTTGCTGTCATCATTTTTGCTGTTGTGATAATTAATATTGAATCAGCACCAGTTGATCCCAAAAAATCAACTGAGAAACCTTCAGATGCAAATGGAGTTGGAGATGCAGCAGGT GAAACTGGATTAGAATACAATCGATATCTCCAGGAAGTAGTGCAACTGCTGGAAAGTGACCCTGACTTCAGacaaaaactagaaaaatctGATCCTGAAGATATTAGG ACAGGGAAAGTTGCCAAAGAGTTGGAGTATGTGAATCATCATGTAAGAAATAAGTTGGATGAATTAAAGAGGCAAGAAATGGAAAGATTAAGACATCTTGCTATGGAAGAATATGAAAGGGCCAGAGGACTTGGAATCCCTCATGATGGCAGACTGAAAATTCCAGGCCATTTAGATCATAAAAGTCCTTCTTTTGAGTCTGAAGATTTGAGAAAGCTTATTGTTCAGACCTCAAAGGATTTGGAAGAAGCTGACAAACAGAGGAAGGAGGAATTCAAAGAATATGAAATGCAGAAGGAGTTTGAACATCAGAACAAACTGAAGGGTCTtgatgaagagaaaagaaaaacagaagaaaaggcATGGGAAGAAGCACAAGCAAAacataaacagcatcccaaa ATGCATCATCCAGGTAGCAAACAACAATTAGAAGAAGTGTGGGAAGAACAAGACCATCTTTCACCTGACAGCTTTAACCCCAAAACTTTCTTTGCTTTGCATG ATTTGGATGGCAACGGTTATTGGGATCCTGATGAAGTCAAAGCTCTTTTTAGCAAAGAATTGGACAAAGCTTATGATCCCAATGCTCCGGAAGACGATATGGCTGAACGCTACGAAGAGATGGAAAGGATGCGCGAACATGTCTTCAATGAAACAGATACTAACCGAGACTACCTAATTtc atttccCGAGTTTTTAGAGCAGACTCGAAAACAGGAATTTGAGCGTGATCCTGGTTGGAACACGATTGACGAGCAGCCAGTGTACAGCCAGCAAGAATACATGGAATTTGAACATCAACGGCAAATGGAAATCCAACGACTGATTGACCAAGGAATG CTACCTCCACATCCTGGTATGATGCCAAACCATCCCAGAATGCCCAACGTGCCTTATGGTGTAGCACCTGGTCAGTATGCTGGTCAGCAACCTTACTATCCTTCTCCTGTTGCTCAGGGGAAACCG ATAACTCCTGAAGAGGCGATTAgaatgcaacaacagcagtatGCACAACAACCTCAGTTTGCTCCGCAGCAACAATATTATGGACAACCACAGTTCGCTCAGCAACAGCAATATGCTGGTCACCCACAACAACAGTATGCTGCTAACCCACAATATGCTGCTCAGCCGCAACAGCCTCAATTCGCTCAGCCTGGACAGCAGAATTTCCAGCAACCggctcagcaacaacaacagaatttCCAACAAGCatctcagcaacaacaaccgattCAACAAGTaccacaacaacagccaatCGCTCAGCAGCCGGTTCAGCAACAGCAAATCCCTGCTCAGCAACAACCTCTTGTCCAACCGCAGGTTCCAGTCCAACAGCAGGTTCCAGTCCAACAGCAGGCCCCAATTCAATCGCAACCGGTTGCACCCCCGCCTGCCCAACAGCAAATACCAGCTGCAAAAACTGTTTGA
- the LOC124192616 gene encoding ecdysone 20-monooxygenase-like, which produces MGVLKKLQRFIILIVLHTQRVVSKYFILWSFKIFLPEAEDNKFFLNDGDVLPAKPFSQIPGPLHVPLFGSQWLYSWIGPYFLDKLHLANEDKYRKYGPVVKEHFLWNFPIIHLYDKHDIESVLKYPSKYPIRPGLEAQIFYRKSRPDRYKSAGMVNVQGFEWQHLRSKLTTQLASTALGDHTIKQLCIISDELIEKIQEERVENIVDGFEKVIYRCGLEVIFAILFGRRLGALNKSSIPSIAERLMFATENLFEVSHETMYGLPWWKLFPTKSYKKLAECEDTIYDVFTDLVNEALSDDENTEIQSPVLNQILTAEGVDIRDKIVALIDLVAAGIETTGNATLFLLHNIVSNPEVKARVYEELDRVLYSSHVTITPQLLLELKYLKACVTESLRLTPVAPNVARILEKSFTFQGYNVPVGAMVICETWVASLQDENYPDAKRFIPERWLDADKVNHHPFLAVPFGVGRRMCPGKRIAEHEMLIITAKLLQTFDMSFQKPLEQVYKFLISPKGPIRATLQDRP; this is translated from the exons ATGGGAGTTTTGAAGAAACTGCAGCGATTTATCATTTTGATCGTACTTCACACACAACGTGTGGTGAGCAAATACTTTATTCTATggtcattcaaaatttttctgcCAGAAGCAGaagacaacaaattttttttaaacgatg gAGATGTATTACCAGCCAAACCTTTCTCTCAAATTCCTGGCCCATTACATGTACCCCTTTTTGGAAGTCAATGGCTCTATTCTTGGATTGGACCCTATTTCCTTGATAAATTGCACTTAGCAAATGAAG ACAAATATAGGAAATATGGTCCAGTTGTTAAAGAGCACTTCCTGTGGAACTTCCCTATTATTCATCTGTATGACAAACATGATATTGAAAGTGTTTTAAAGTATCCTAGCAAATATCCAATAAGACCTGGGCTGGAAGCCcaaattttttacagaaaatctCGTCCAGATAGGTACAAAA GTGCTGGAATGGTCAATGT ccAAGGATTTGAATGGCAACATTTGAGAAGCAAACTAACAACCCAGCTGGCCAGTACAGCCCTTGGAGATCACACTATAAAGCAATTGTGCATCATATCAGATGAGCtcatagaaaaaattcaagaagaacGCGTTGAAAACATTGTGGATGGCTTTGAAAAAGTCATCTACCGCTGTGGACTAGAAG TTatttttgccattttgtttGGCCGGAGACTGGGCGCTTTAAACAAGAGCTCGATCCCATCGATTGCTGAGCGTTTAATGTTTGCGACGGAAAATCTGTTTGAGGTGTCGCATGAAACCATGTACGGACTTCCTTGGTGGAAGTTGTTTCCCACAAAATCCTATAAAAAATTAGCTGAATGTGAAGACACCATTTATGA CGTATTCACAGATTTGGTCAATGAAGCCCTTAGTGATGACGAAAATACCGAAATCCAGTCGCCGGTTctgaatcaaattttgactGCTGAAGGTGTTGACATTCGTGATAAAATAGTCGCCCTTATCGATCTTGTCGCTGCGGGAATTGAAACG ACGGGCAATGCTACCTTGTTTCTTCTACACAACATTGTGAGCAACCCAGAAGTAAAAGCCCGCGTGTACGAAGAGCTTGACCGAGTTCTTTATTCTTCGCACGTCACGATAACTCCACAACTTCTGCTAGAGTTAAAATACCTTAAAGCTTGCGTCACAGAAAGTTTGAG ACTAACACCCGTAGCTCCTAACGTGGCGCGTATTTTAGAGAAATCGTTTACTTTCCAAGGCTATAATGTTCCAGTCGGA gCGATGGTGATATGCGAAACTTGGGTTGCTAGTCTTCAGGATGAAAATTATCCGGATGCGAAACGCTTCATTCCCGAACGCTGGCTTGATGCTGACAAAGTCAATCACCACCCGTTTCTTGCAGTTCCATTTGGTGTCGGCCGAAGGATGTGTCCAGGAAAGAGAATTGCAGAACACGAAATGTTGATCATCACTGCAAAA CTACTACAAACTTTTGACATGAGCTTTCAAAAGCCTTTAGAGCAAGTTTACAAATTTCTTATCTCTCCGAAGGGACCGATAAGAGCTACACTCCAAGACAGACCCTGA
- the LOC124192612 gene encoding nucleobindin-2-like isoform X3 — protein sequence MKGLSNFIFAVIIFAVVIINIESAPVDPKKSTEKPSDANGVGDAAGETGLEYNRYLQEVVQLLESDPDFRQKLEKSDPEDIRTGKVAKELEYVNHHVRNKLDELKRQEMERLRHLAMEEYERARGLGIPHDGRLKIPGHLDHKSPSFESEDLRKLIVQTSKDLEEADKQRKEEFKEYEMQKEFEHQNKLKGLDEEKRKTEEKAWEEAQAKHKQHPKMHHPGSKQQLEEVWEEQDHLSPDSFNPKTFFALHDLDGNGYWDPDEVKALFSKELDKAYDPNAPEDDMAERYEEMERMREHVFNETDTNRDYLISFPEFLEQTRKQEFERDPGWNTIDEQPVYSQQEYMEFEHQRQMEIQRLIDQGMITPEEAIRMQQQQYAQQPQFAPQQQYYGQPQFAQQQQYAGHPQQQYAANPQYAAQPQQPQFAQPGQQNFQQPAQQQQQNFQQASQQQQPIQQVPQQQPIAQQPVQQQQIPAQQQPLVQPQVPVQQQVPVQQQAPIQSQPVAPPPAQQQIPAAKTV from the exons ATGAAAGGTCTTTCCAATTTTATCTTTGCTGTCATCATTTTTGCTGTTGTGATAATTAATATTGAATCAGCACCAGTTGATCCCAAAAAATCAACTGAGAAACCTTCAGATGCAAATGGAGTTGGAGATGCAGCAGGT GAAACTGGATTAGAATACAATCGATATCTCCAGGAAGTAGTGCAACTGCTGGAAAGTGACCCTGACTTCAGacaaaaactagaaaaatctGATCCTGAAGATATTAGG ACAGGGAAAGTTGCCAAAGAGTTGGAGTATGTGAATCATCATGTAAGAAATAAGTTGGATGAATTAAAGAGGCAAGAAATGGAAAGATTAAGACATCTTGCTATGGAAGAATATGAAAGGGCCAGAGGACTTGGAATCCCTCATGATGGCAGACTGAAAATTCCAGGCCATTTAGATCATAAAAGTCCTTCTTTTGAGTCTGAAGATTTGAGAAAGCTTATTGTTCAGACCTCAAAGGATTTGGAAGAAGCTGACAAACAGAGGAAGGAGGAATTCAAAGAATATGAAATGCAGAAGGAGTTTGAACATCAGAACAAACTGAAGGGTCTtgatgaagagaaaagaaaaacagaagaaaaggcATGGGAAGAAGCACAAGCAAAacataaacagcatcccaaa ATGCATCATCCAGGTAGCAAACAACAATTAGAAGAAGTGTGGGAAGAACAAGACCATCTTTCACCTGACAGCTTTAACCCCAAAACTTTCTTTGCTTTGCATG ATTTGGATGGCAACGGTTATTGGGATCCTGATGAAGTCAAAGCTCTTTTTAGCAAAGAATTGGACAAAGCTTATGATCCCAATGCTCCGGAAGACGATATGGCTGAACGCTACGAAGAGATGGAAAGGATGCGCGAACATGTCTTCAATGAAACAGATACTAACCGAGACTACCTAATTtc atttccCGAGTTTTTAGAGCAGACTCGAAAACAGGAATTTGAGCGTGATCCTGGTTGGAACACGATTGACGAGCAGCCAGTGTACAGCCAGCAAGAATACATGGAATTTGAACATCAACGGCAAATGGAAATCCAACGACTGATTGACCAAGGAATG ATAACTCCTGAAGAGGCGATTAgaatgcaacaacagcagtatGCACAACAACCTCAGTTTGCTCCGCAGCAACAATATTATGGACAACCACAGTTCGCTCAGCAACAGCAATATGCTGGTCACCCACAACAACAGTATGCTGCTAACCCACAATATGCTGCTCAGCCGCAACAGCCTCAATTCGCTCAGCCTGGACAGCAGAATTTCCAGCAACCggctcagcaacaacaacagaatttCCAACAAGCatctcagcaacaacaaccgattCAACAAGTaccacaacaacagccaatCGCTCAGCAGCCGGTTCAGCAACAGCAAATCCCTGCTCAGCAACAACCTCTTGTCCAACCGCAGGTTCCAGTCCAACAGCAGGTTCCAGTCCAACAGCAGGCCCCAATTCAATCGCAACCGGTTGCACCCCCGCCTGCCCAACAGCAAATACCAGCTGCAAAAACTGTTTGA
- the LOC124192612 gene encoding nucleobindin-2-like isoform X1, producing the protein MKGLSNFIFAVIIFAVVIINIESAPVDPKKSTEKPSDANGVGDAAGVSTYLQSLVETGLEYNRYLQEVVQLLESDPDFRQKLEKSDPEDIRTGKVAKELEYVNHHVRNKLDELKRQEMERLRHLAMEEYERARGLGIPHDGRLKIPGHLDHKSPSFESEDLRKLIVQTSKDLEEADKQRKEEFKEYEMQKEFEHQNKLKGLDEEKRKTEEKAWEEAQAKHKQHPKMHHPGSKQQLEEVWEEQDHLSPDSFNPKTFFALHDLDGNGYWDPDEVKALFSKELDKAYDPNAPEDDMAERYEEMERMREHVFNETDTNRDYLISFPEFLEQTRKQEFERDPGWNTIDEQPVYSQQEYMEFEHQRQMEIQRLIDQGMLPPHPGMMPNHPRMPNVPYGVAPGQYAGQQPYYPSPVAQGKPITPEEAIRMQQQQYAQQPQFAPQQQYYGQPQFAQQQQYAGHPQQQYAANPQYAAQPQQPQFAQPGQQNFQQPAQQQQQNFQQASQQQQPIQQVPQQQPIAQQPVQQQQIPAQQQPLVQPQVPVQQQVPVQQQAPIQSQPVAPPPAQQQIPAAKTV; encoded by the exons ATGAAAGGTCTTTCCAATTTTATCTTTGCTGTCATCATTTTTGCTGTTGTGATAATTAATATTGAATCAGCACCAGTTGATCCCAAAAAATCAACTGAGAAACCTTCAGATGCAAATGGAGTTGGAGATGCAGCAGGTGTAAGTACATATTTGCAATCTCTAGTT GAAACTGGATTAGAATACAATCGATATCTCCAGGAAGTAGTGCAACTGCTGGAAAGTGACCCTGACTTCAGacaaaaactagaaaaatctGATCCTGAAGATATTAGG ACAGGGAAAGTTGCCAAAGAGTTGGAGTATGTGAATCATCATGTAAGAAATAAGTTGGATGAATTAAAGAGGCAAGAAATGGAAAGATTAAGACATCTTGCTATGGAAGAATATGAAAGGGCCAGAGGACTTGGAATCCCTCATGATGGCAGACTGAAAATTCCAGGCCATTTAGATCATAAAAGTCCTTCTTTTGAGTCTGAAGATTTGAGAAAGCTTATTGTTCAGACCTCAAAGGATTTGGAAGAAGCTGACAAACAGAGGAAGGAGGAATTCAAAGAATATGAAATGCAGAAGGAGTTTGAACATCAGAACAAACTGAAGGGTCTtgatgaagagaaaagaaaaacagaagaaaaggcATGGGAAGAAGCACAAGCAAAacataaacagcatcccaaa ATGCATCATCCAGGTAGCAAACAACAATTAGAAGAAGTGTGGGAAGAACAAGACCATCTTTCACCTGACAGCTTTAACCCCAAAACTTTCTTTGCTTTGCATG ATTTGGATGGCAACGGTTATTGGGATCCTGATGAAGTCAAAGCTCTTTTTAGCAAAGAATTGGACAAAGCTTATGATCCCAATGCTCCGGAAGACGATATGGCTGAACGCTACGAAGAGATGGAAAGGATGCGCGAACATGTCTTCAATGAAACAGATACTAACCGAGACTACCTAATTtc atttccCGAGTTTTTAGAGCAGACTCGAAAACAGGAATTTGAGCGTGATCCTGGTTGGAACACGATTGACGAGCAGCCAGTGTACAGCCAGCAAGAATACATGGAATTTGAACATCAACGGCAAATGGAAATCCAACGACTGATTGACCAAGGAATG CTACCTCCACATCCTGGTATGATGCCAAACCATCCCAGAATGCCCAACGTGCCTTATGGTGTAGCACCTGGTCAGTATGCTGGTCAGCAACCTTACTATCCTTCTCCTGTTGCTCAGGGGAAACCG ATAACTCCTGAAGAGGCGATTAgaatgcaacaacagcagtatGCACAACAACCTCAGTTTGCTCCGCAGCAACAATATTATGGACAACCACAGTTCGCTCAGCAACAGCAATATGCTGGTCACCCACAACAACAGTATGCTGCTAACCCACAATATGCTGCTCAGCCGCAACAGCCTCAATTCGCTCAGCCTGGACAGCAGAATTTCCAGCAACCggctcagcaacaacaacagaatttCCAACAAGCatctcagcaacaacaaccgattCAACAAGTaccacaacaacagccaatCGCTCAGCAGCCGGTTCAGCAACAGCAAATCCCTGCTCAGCAACAACCTCTTGTCCAACCGCAGGTTCCAGTCCAACAGCAGGTTCCAGTCCAACAGCAGGCCCCAATTCAATCGCAACCGGTTGCACCCCCGCCTGCCCAACAGCAAATACCAGCTGCAAAAACTGTTTGA